The following coding sequences lie in one Arachis stenosperma cultivar V10309 chromosome 5, arast.V10309.gnm1.PFL2, whole genome shotgun sequence genomic window:
- the LOC130982105 gene encoding transcription factor bHLH68 encodes MNRGVVHGSPVQQMMAAGNPNWWNINSMRPPPLPQAPPFLSTTPNSSNFLTQYSSSSSSLPLPPSWHENQELPESWSQLLMGGIVGEEDHHQMLSHHQGANNNASLVDVKQESSVNSYVYGHGGANEELQPSKTASWSPNSCVTSFSSNMLDFSSNNNSDHKTNIDARHPPPPPPDRSSECNSSGSGGAVKKARVQPSTTTQSTFKVRKEKLGDRITALHQLVSPFGKTDTASVLLEAIGYIRFLQSQIEALSLPYLSNGSGNTRHQQHSVHQGEKNCLFPEDPGQLLHENCLKRKAPTSEQDSKEETKKDLRSRGLCLVPVSCTLQVGSDNGADYWAPALGGGFR; translated from the exons ATGAATAGAGGAGTTGTTCATGGGTCGCCGGTGCAACAAATGATGGCGGCCGGAAACCCTAATTGGTGGAACATCAATAGCATGAGGCCTCCTCCTCTTCCACAAGCTCCTCCTTTCTTGTCTACAACTCCTAATTCTTCAAACTTTCTCACCcaatattcttcttcttcttcctctcttccttTGCCTCCTTCTTGGCATGAAAATCAAGAGCTTCCTGAGTCATGGAGCCAGCTACTCAT GGGTGGAATTGTGGGTGAAGAAGATCATCATCAAATGCTAAGTCATCATCAAGGTGCAAATAACAATGCTTCTCTTGTTGATGTTAAGCAAGAAAGCTCAGTTAACAGCTATGTATATGGCCATGGTGGTGCAAATGAAGAACTTCAGCCATCAAAGACTGCATCTTGGTCTCCAAATTCATGTGTCACAAGCTTCAGCAGCAACATGCTTGATTTTTCAAGCAATAATAATAGTGATCATAAGACTAATATTGATGCAAGGcatcctccaccaccaccaccagatCGATCATCTGAG TGTAACAGCAGTGGAAGTGGTGGGGCAGTGAAGAAAGCTAGGGTTCAACCTTCCACAACTACTCAATCCACTTTCAag GTCAGGAAGGAGAAGTTAGGTGACAGAATTACTGCACTTCATCAGCTGGTTTCCCCATTTGGGAag ACTGACACAGCCTCAGTGTTGTTAGAAGCTATTGGGTATATCAGATTCCTTCAGAGTCAAATTGAG GCCCTTAGTTTACCATACTTGAGCAATGGATCAGGGAACACAAGGCATCAACAACATTCT GTTCATCAGGGAGAGAAAAATTGTTTATTCCCTGAAGACCCCGGTCAG CTACTGCATGAAAACTGCTTGAAGAGGAAAGCACCTACTAGTGAACAG GATTCTAAAGAAGAGACTAAGAAGGACCTAAGGAGTAGAGGGTTGTGTTTGGTTCCGGTTTCATGCACACTTCAAGTTGGAAGTGACAATGGTGCTGATTATTGGGCTCCAGCCCTTGGTGGCGGTTTTCGGTAG